A genome region from Triticum aestivum cultivar Chinese Spring chromosome 2B, IWGSC CS RefSeq v2.1, whole genome shotgun sequence includes the following:
- the LOC123044959 gene encoding ATP synthase subunit 9, mitochondrial-like yields MEVQAQVLRIINKKSKKEQLRKNVTRKVFSRLEMLEGAKSIGAGAATIALAGATVGIGNVLSYLIHSVVRNPSLAKQSFGYAILGFALTEAIALFAPMMAFLISFIFRSHKKS; encoded by the coding sequence ATGGAGGTGCAGGCCCAAGTACTTCGAATCATCAACAAGAAATCCAAGAAAGAACAGCTAAGGAAAAACGTGACAAGAAAAGTGTTTTCTCGACTCGAGATGTTAGAAGGTGCTAAATCAATAGGTGCCGGAGCTGCTACAATTGCTTTAGCCGGAGCTACTGTCGGTATTGGAAATGTCCTCAGTTATTTGATTCATTCCGTGGTGCGAAATCCATCATTGGCTAAACAATCATTTGGTTATGCCATTTTGGGATTTGCTCTCACCGAAGCTATTGCATTATTTGCCCCAATGATGGCCTTTCTGATCTCATTCATTTTCCGATCGCATAAAAAGTCATGA